One window of the Camelina sativa cultivar DH55 chromosome 1, Cs, whole genome shotgun sequence genome contains the following:
- the LOC104711012 gene encoding ubiquitin-conjugating enzyme E2 8-like, which produces MSHLSSSHLRYRLKTLNKDHSINVTEIIVDDNIFHWEATLIGPVNTPYEGGVFKMSIHFTCDYPNNPPKVCFDTKICHPNISDEGAIYLRVLKSTYWQPMPIILLFKRLVEKLIEPEVDEEDQINKNLANLYKSDRARFEAMAREMTNQYTGRGN; this is translated from the exons ATGTCGCATCTTTCTTCAAGCCATCTAAGGTATAGGTTGAAAACTTTGAACAAGGATCATTCGATAAACGTCACAGAAA TAATTGTTGATGACAACATTTTCCATTGGGAGGCTACTTTAATCGGACCGGTGAACACCCCATATGAAGGGGGAGTGTTTAAAATGAGTATTCATTTTACGTGTGATTACCCAAATAATCCCCCAAAG GTTTGTTTCGACACAAAAATTTGCCACCCAAACATATCAGATGAAGGAGCCATATACCTAAGAGTGTTGAAGTCCACCTATTGGCAGCCCATGCCGATTATTTTGCTTTTCAAGAGATTAGTGGAGAAGTTGATTGAACCAGAAGTCGATGAGGAGGAccagataaataaaaatcttgccAACCTCTACAAATCTGATAGGGCAAGGTTTGAAGCAATGGCTAGAGAGATGACAAACCAATACACTGGGAGAGGAAACTGA